The following proteins come from a genomic window of Micromonospora zamorensis:
- a CDS encoding M15 family metallopeptidase — MILLSDPRVAAVPSSDDGDPLVDLRALPELRLDGRATDPAGAYARLRAGVVDRLLAAQRFLPAGMRLLVVEGYRPYQAQLAIFTGYRDELRRRHPDWPPQRLHRETTKFVSPVDVAPHSTGGAVDVTLCTDDGVELDLGTAIDATPEDSADACFTDAPTIGRTARRHRRILVDALGGAGMVNYPTEWWHWSYGDRYWALITGAPRTRYGPVDLAAARSIPVPAER; from the coding sequence ATGATCCTGCTCTCCGATCCCCGGGTGGCGGCCGTGCCCAGCTCCGACGACGGCGACCCGCTGGTGGACCTGCGTGCGCTGCCGGAGCTGCGCCTCGACGGCCGCGCGACCGACCCCGCCGGGGCGTACGCCAGGCTGCGCGCGGGAGTCGTGGACCGCCTGCTGGCCGCGCAGCGTTTCCTGCCCGCCGGCATGCGCCTGCTGGTCGTCGAGGGTTACCGCCCGTACCAGGCGCAGTTGGCCATCTTCACCGGCTACCGGGACGAGCTGCGCCGACGGCACCCGGACTGGCCCCCGCAGCGACTGCACCGGGAGACCACCAAGTTCGTCTCGCCGGTCGACGTGGCCCCGCACAGCACCGGCGGGGCGGTCGACGTGACCCTGTGCACCGACGACGGGGTGGAGCTGGACCTGGGCACGGCTATCGACGCGACCCCGGAGGACAGTGCAGACGCCTGCTTCACCGACGCACCCACGATCGGTCGCACCGCCCGCCGACACCGGCGGATCCTGGTGGACGCTCTCGGCGGCGCGGGGATGGTGAACTACCCGACCGAGTGGTGGCACTGGTCGTACGGGGACCGTTACTGGGCGCTGATCACCGGTGCGCCGCGCACCCGGTACGGGCCGGTGGACCTGGCCGCCGCACGATCGATACCCGTCCCGGCTGAACGGTAG
- a CDS encoding SUKH-3 domain-containing protein, with the protein MIDRQQAEQLAATWARRDSQRLGHECTAMVDEFDLGFVITSVVPTEVRTVPGDLPTTVIDKQTGKVTTWPRVPSDVVADLYRRSRPTGPASPRTVDPSSLLAREIHRAATPNTAAHLALDGRIWTAQGTRADVPLNHHPLVRDYLDQLPPGDLVRGGESHAELIVVSDVLHEYDHRRAAEGIAPMGRAEAAALLEGARFEIFRLREPGDPAGGPAELPCDSCITFLVRANVLPESARAYTEPWRAPAATDPDPGRFPAEVANALVAAGWRPHIGDQIMAAAAVRDVTAVSGLTHQHTVFPAAVEALTAFPSLVGARRGRGEQVWISRFDIRPHTIAHTADTLADFGAVLGVRLFPIGTEQQDSILAVDERGRVFALDQAGEWFLGDSIDSALTTLLLGRAPARVRDDGTWQAD; encoded by the coding sequence GTGATCGACCGTCAACAGGCCGAGCAGCTCGCGGCCACCTGGGCCCGCCGCGACTCGCAGCGCCTCGGGCACGAGTGCACAGCGATGGTCGACGAGTTCGACCTTGGCTTCGTCATCACGTCGGTCGTGCCCACCGAGGTGCGTACGGTCCCGGGGGACCTGCCGACGACGGTCATCGACAAGCAGACCGGCAAGGTCACCACCTGGCCGCGGGTGCCGAGCGACGTGGTGGCGGATCTGTACCGACGCAGCCGTCCCACCGGGCCGGCCTCTCCCCGCACCGTCGACCCGTCAAGTCTGCTGGCCCGGGAGATCCACCGGGCAGCCACCCCGAACACCGCCGCCCATCTGGCGCTCGACGGGCGGATCTGGACCGCCCAGGGCACCAGGGCCGACGTCCCGCTCAACCATCACCCGCTGGTCCGCGACTACCTGGACCAGCTACCCCCTGGCGACCTGGTCCGGGGCGGGGAGTCGCACGCCGAGCTGATCGTGGTCTCCGACGTCCTGCACGAGTACGACCACCGCCGGGCCGCCGAGGGCATCGCGCCGATGGGTCGGGCCGAGGCGGCGGCGTTGCTGGAGGGCGCCCGGTTCGAGATCTTCCGGCTCCGGGAGCCGGGTGATCCGGCTGGTGGCCCCGCCGAGCTGCCCTGCGACTCGTGCATCACCTTCCTGGTGCGCGCCAACGTCCTGCCGGAGTCGGCTCGGGCGTACACCGAACCCTGGCGTGCGCCGGCGGCAACCGACCCCGATCCTGGGCGCTTCCCGGCGGAGGTCGCCAACGCGCTGGTCGCGGCCGGGTGGCGACCGCACATCGGGGACCAGATCATGGCCGCCGCGGCCGTGCGGGACGTCACCGCCGTGTCGGGGCTGACCCATCAGCACACGGTCTTTCCCGCGGCCGTGGAGGCGCTGACCGCGTTTCCCAGCCTGGTCGGCGCGCGGCGCGGGCGGGGCGAGCAGGTGTGGATCTCCCGTTTCGACATCCGCCCGCACACCATCGCCCACACCGCCGACACCCTCGCGGACTTCGGCGCTGTCCTCGGCGTACGCCTCTTTCCGATCGGCACCGAGCAGCAGGACAGCATCCTCGCGGTGGACGAGCGTGGCCGGGTCTTCGCGCTCGATCAGGCCGGCGAGTGGTTCCTCGGCGACTCCATCGACAGCGCGTTGACGACTCTGCTGCTGGGCCGCGCACCGGCCCGGGTCCGCGACGACGGCACCTGGCAGGCCGACTGA
- a CDS encoding YbaB/EbfC family nucleoid-associated protein encodes MSEHVDRHANRELRARFDDVYGQYQQLRSGLDTLQARLAELRVTRRSADGQVTATVGARGEVIEVELTPAVYRERDAGALGRKITETIRAAATAAADATRDLVAEAVPANSGSMDFLRTGDYAALLGRADAVLGRREGTA; translated from the coding sequence GTGAGCGAACATGTGGACCGACACGCCAACCGCGAGCTACGGGCCCGGTTCGACGACGTGTACGGGCAATATCAGCAGCTCAGGTCCGGTTTGGACACCCTGCAGGCGAGGCTCGCCGAGCTGCGAGTGACCCGCCGGTCGGCCGACGGGCAGGTCACCGCCACGGTGGGGGCCCGAGGCGAGGTCATCGAGGTCGAGCTGACGCCGGCCGTCTACCGCGAGCGGGACGCCGGGGCGCTCGGCCGAAAAATCACCGAAACGATTCGGGCCGCCGCGACCGCCGCCGCCGACGCCACCCGCGACCTCGTCGCCGAGGCCGTGCCGGCCAACTCCGGCTCGATGGACTTCCTGCGCACCGGTGACTACGCGGCCCTGCTCGGCCGGGCCGACGCCGTGCTCGGCAGGCGTGAGGGGACGGCATGA
- a CDS encoding toxin glutamine deamidase domain-containing protein has protein sequence MSVLPSPIPHPLDHAPWDVPGWIYEALDWVVGVQWPEGNERAVWDVADQWYEVATVLAGPHTDAATAAAEVHNGYGGVGAVDAAFVAAWRGIAEGADAPLPVLLAVTADLGRLVEECGCDIEGAKLEVWIELGILVIELLSVAVAAVLTAGAATPAAGAAMTATRLLIQQIFKRLMGQLASKSLRHGLKEAGERAAKEVTRGGVRGLAKRATRGGLEEAAEESGVTLATQAYQNSTGRAHGLDMTDLGASAVGGLAGGAVAPLAGLGRHATGRAARVGEHLGREMTGEVLADSAASLATGQGLTSVEDVARAAASGATGSATGQTDHALRARLDAQTSALAGASFASPSLPSMPAVVSGDSALSGAASSSGGAAFLGAASSLDGASSSGAASSSGGAPSGGAASSGGVPSASGAVPSGEISSPVVPVQATAVAATSPDQLTPVRAEMPTEPGVHPSRVTDLPPVDASDLPAVAELHVSSPSSVGVVSDVDAADRSLRPSEPTPSTDGPLSKVAGAAHPVAADPTLSSVAADPRLSSVAADPTLSSVGTDSRFSPVAAPVAWTFEPSSGPATGVTPGSSPHTSTAGPVTWSPSTGASPPTTTVGPTTPVTFGGPSTTNRQSVTPTVVGRSAVPSRAPTREARPPDHPARGRASIPVEVVFGDPVVPAIDPDDWYAAQWAAEAEAAERRRYQGHYESQRIGFENNRRQAEATRLRARAAEHDRRAVEYATYARQLHQAGHRQWADGWQRAANDETRAYAQWRDLADAVLAGTTAPPVVDLGAGTFEHANRDVGALALGAVETAGPSRLTGDDVPPPIDDSRPYGRPGGLRPPLALHQVDVERQMPREWDGSITRTADPRRGGWFRLLNDGGPAADATRGINCLDCTLSLFETWVHGRPRVSAPRTFDGYLDGDIRRPIRGEAGGPGRVEDVTGGRFQQLLAPPSGQRPYAEQARQAADRGYRNLRDQLLLGGHGSYAFVVTEWPHGGSHAWVALNQNGTVLYVDPQNGVVQDRPLYPDVVGIDALVLSGDGRPMPLGGLPRGRFSERPDLPDHPSTDDNGGHGDPYINRMYLLLDGPGSVQHPVTPGDAVAKAVEPHPPSVESAQLTAAELAGLTDLRARALAIADRVEETLAQVGRNVTEAMGLNEPIQLRDRAFRVKGLDSLARKFIDEARGLAIGVEEFSETVNDVLRFLFEMPPRENYRHAVQLVLEGLVEAGFSVPRSELKNFWRAGNRFYGFNCTLRSADGFLIELQLHTSDSRAAWVETHDDYEILRRASSRPEEHVQAFLRMLTTNRERRMSEHVPSDLEDHFPTKDASFAKWLSRNGDAWQKYQSWLDRQGVSFPQVVQELGLSSHDFPVAGDVAVKLEKEIVDVLRNLPE, from the coding sequence ATGAGCGTGCTGCCGAGCCCGATCCCGCACCCCCTCGACCACGCACCCTGGGACGTTCCGGGCTGGATCTACGAGGCCCTGGACTGGGTGGTCGGGGTGCAGTGGCCGGAGGGCAACGAGCGGGCCGTCTGGGACGTCGCCGACCAGTGGTACGAGGTCGCCACCGTGCTTGCCGGCCCGCACACCGACGCCGCCACGGCCGCTGCCGAGGTGCACAACGGGTATGGCGGGGTCGGGGCCGTCGACGCGGCGTTCGTGGCGGCCTGGCGGGGGATCGCCGAGGGTGCCGACGCCCCGCTCCCCGTGCTGCTGGCGGTCACCGCCGACCTGGGCCGGCTGGTCGAGGAGTGCGGCTGCGACATCGAGGGCGCCAAGCTGGAAGTCTGGATCGAGCTGGGCATCCTGGTCATCGAGTTGCTCTCGGTGGCGGTCGCGGCGGTGCTGACCGCCGGTGCCGCAACCCCCGCCGCCGGCGCGGCGATGACCGCTACCCGGCTGCTGATCCAGCAGATCTTCAAGCGGCTGATGGGTCAACTGGCCAGCAAGTCCCTCAGACACGGGCTCAAGGAGGCCGGCGAACGGGCCGCCAAGGAGGTCACCCGGGGTGGCGTGCGAGGGCTCGCCAAGCGGGCCACCCGTGGAGGGTTGGAGGAGGCCGCCGAGGAGAGCGGCGTCACCCTGGCCACCCAGGCGTACCAGAACTCCACCGGGCGGGCGCACGGCCTGGACATGACCGACCTCGGCGCATCGGCGGTCGGCGGGCTCGCCGGCGGGGCCGTGGCTCCACTTGCCGGCCTGGGCCGGCACGCCACCGGGCGGGCGGCCCGGGTCGGGGAGCACCTGGGGCGGGAGATGACCGGCGAGGTGCTCGCCGACAGTGCTGCCAGCCTGGCCACCGGCCAGGGCCTCACCTCCGTGGAGGACGTGGCACGCGCTGCCGCGTCCGGGGCCACCGGCTCGGCGACCGGCCAGACCGACCACGCGTTACGGGCACGACTCGACGCGCAGACCAGCGCCCTCGCCGGGGCGTCATTCGCCAGCCCGTCGCTTCCGTCCATGCCGGCGGTGGTGTCGGGGGATTCGGCTCTCTCGGGGGCGGCGTCCTCTTCGGGCGGGGCTGCTTTCCTGGGCGCGGCCTCGTCTTTGGATGGGGCGTCTTCTTCGGGCGCGGCCTCGTCTTCAGGTGGGGCGCCTTCCGGGGGTGCGGCGTCTTCTGGCGGTGTGCCTTCTGCGTCGGGTGCTGTGCCTTCGGGGGAGATCTCGTCGCCGGTGGTGCCGGTGCAGGCGACGGCAGTCGCCGCCACTTCACCTGACCAGCTGACGCCGGTACGCGCCGAGATGCCGACGGAGCCGGGCGTTCACCCGTCAAGGGTGACCGATCTGCCGCCCGTCGACGCCTCCGACCTGCCCGCGGTTGCCGAGCTGCACGTGTCGTCACCATCCTCGGTAGGCGTGGTGTCCGACGTGGACGCCGCCGACCGCTCGCTGCGCCCGTCCGAGCCGACGCCGTCGACGGATGGGCCCCTGTCGAAGGTGGCGGGCGCGGCACATCCGGTCGCGGCCGACCCGACGCTCTCGTCGGTGGCTGCTGATCCGAGGCTCTCGTCGGTGGCTGCTGATCCGACGCTTTCGTCGGTGGGCACCGATTCGCGGTTCTCGCCGGTGGCCGCACCTGTGGCCTGGACCTTTGAGCCGAGCAGCGGACCGGCCACCGGTGTCACGCCCGGCAGTTCGCCGCACACCTCCACCGCTGGCCCGGTCACGTGGTCTCCGTCGACCGGCGCGTCACCACCGACGACCACCGTCGGCCCGACAACGCCGGTCACCTTCGGTGGCCCAAGCACGACCAACCGCCAGTCGGTCACACCGACGGTGGTGGGCCGATCCGCCGTGCCATCGCGCGCCCCGACACGGGAGGCGCGCCCACCCGACCATCCCGCCAGAGGCAGGGCGTCGATCCCCGTCGAGGTGGTGTTCGGCGATCCGGTCGTGCCAGCGATCGACCCCGACGACTGGTACGCGGCGCAGTGGGCCGCCGAGGCGGAAGCCGCCGAGCGGCGGCGCTACCAGGGCCACTACGAGTCGCAACGGATCGGCTTCGAGAACAACCGCCGGCAGGCGGAGGCCACCCGACTGCGCGCCCGGGCCGCGGAGCACGATCGCCGGGCGGTCGAGTACGCCACCTACGCCCGGCAGTTGCACCAAGCAGGTCACCGACAGTGGGCCGACGGCTGGCAGCGGGCCGCGAACGACGAGACACGCGCGTACGCCCAATGGCGTGACCTCGCGGATGCGGTGCTGGCCGGCACCACGGCGCCGCCGGTCGTGGATCTCGGCGCCGGCACCTTCGAGCACGCGAACAGGGACGTCGGCGCGCTCGCGCTCGGCGCGGTGGAGACTGCCGGGCCGTCCCGGCTCACCGGCGACGACGTGCCCCCGCCGATCGACGATTCCCGGCCATATGGGCGGCCCGGAGGGCTGCGCCCACCGCTCGCCCTGCACCAGGTCGACGTCGAACGGCAGATGCCCCGCGAGTGGGACGGCAGCATCACCCGCACCGCCGACCCCCGACGGGGCGGCTGGTTCCGACTGCTGAACGACGGAGGTCCCGCAGCCGACGCCACCCGAGGCATCAACTGCCTGGACTGCACACTGTCATTGTTCGAGACCTGGGTGCACGGGCGGCCACGAGTGTCGGCACCACGTACCTTCGACGGCTACCTGGACGGGGACATCCGGCGCCCGATCCGCGGCGAGGCAGGCGGCCCGGGCCGGGTGGAGGACGTCACCGGCGGGCGCTTCCAGCAACTCCTCGCCCCGCCGTCCGGCCAGCGTCCGTACGCCGAGCAGGCACGGCAGGCCGCCGACCGGGGCTACCGCAACCTGCGCGACCAACTGCTGTTGGGAGGCCACGGCAGCTACGCATTCGTGGTCACCGAGTGGCCGCACGGCGGTTCCCACGCCTGGGTGGCGCTCAACCAGAACGGCACCGTGCTCTACGTCGACCCGCAGAACGGGGTGGTCCAGGACCGTCCCCTGTATCCCGACGTGGTGGGCATCGACGCGCTGGTGCTGAGCGGGGACGGGCGACCGATGCCGCTCGGCGGGCTGCCCCGGGGCAGGTTCAGTGAGCGGCCCGACCTGCCGGACCATCCGTCGACGGACGACAACGGCGGCCACGGTGACCCGTACATCAACCGGATGTACCTGTTGCTGGACGGCCCGGGCTCGGTGCAGCACCCGGTCACGCCGGGCGACGCTGTGGCCAAAGCGGTTGAGCCCCATCCTCCAAGCGTTGAGTCGGCGCAGCTCACCGCAGCCGAGTTGGCGGGTTTGACGGATCTTCGTGCTCGCGCACTCGCGATCGCTGATCGAGTCGAGGAGACTCTGGCGCAGGTCGGGCGGAACGTGACTGAGGCTATGGGCCTCAACGAGCCGATCCAGTTGCGCGATCGCGCTTTTCGCGTCAAAGGGCTGGATTCGTTGGCGCGGAAGTTCATTGACGAGGCGCGGGGTCTGGCCATCGGAGTCGAGGAATTCTCGGAGACGGTGAACGATGTTCTGCGGTTCTTGTTCGAGATGCCACCTCGGGAGAACTATCGGCATGCTGTCCAGTTGGTGCTTGAGGGCCTCGTGGAAGCTGGTTTTTCTGTCCCACGGTCGGAACTCAAGAACTTCTGGCGGGCAGGTAACAGGTTCTATGGCTTCAACTGCACTCTCCGATCTGCCGACGGGTTCCTCATCGAATTGCAACTGCACACAAGCGACTCGCGGGCAGCATGGGTCGAGACTCATGATGACTACGAGATCCTGCGCCGTGCCTCGAGCAGGCCGGAGGAGCATGTGCAGGCGTTCCTGCGGATGCTTACCACGAACCGTGAGCGCCGGATGTCAGAGCATGTTCCATCCGACTTGGAAGATCACTTTCCGACCAAGGACGCAAGCTTCGCCAAGTGGTTGAGCCGAAACGGGGATGCTTGGCAGAAGTATCAATCGTGGCTTGACCGCCAAGGGGTCAGCTTCCCGCAAGTGGTGCAGGAGTTGGGGCTAAGTTCTCACGATTTTCCAGTAGCAGGGGACGTCGCCGTCAAGTTGGAGAAAGAAATTGTTGACGTATTACGTAATCTACCGGAATGA
- the nfi gene encoding deoxyribonuclease V (cleaves DNA at apurinic or apyrimidinic sites), translated as MPGSVAEAVAVQEELRPLVDLVGPGPSAPATVAGLDVAYGQGGDLLAAAVTVLDAATLEVVDSAVSVGEPAFDYVPGLFAFRELPALLTALDRLSVLPDLLVCDGHGLAHPRRFGLACHLGVVTGLPAIGVGKTPLVGTWDPPAAERGAWSPLCDGGDVVGRVLRTQDGVKPVFVSVGHRMSLENATAQVLALAPRYRLPETTRTADRLSRDALAIAEQTD; from the coding sequence GTGCCGGGCAGTGTGGCGGAGGCGGTGGCCGTACAGGAGGAGTTGCGGCCATTGGTCGACCTGGTCGGGCCGGGCCCCAGCGCGCCCGCGACGGTGGCCGGCCTGGACGTCGCGTACGGCCAGGGTGGTGACCTCCTGGCGGCGGCCGTGACGGTGCTGGACGCCGCGACGTTGGAGGTGGTGGATTCCGCGGTCAGCGTGGGAGAGCCCGCGTTCGACTACGTGCCGGGGTTGTTCGCCTTTCGTGAGTTGCCCGCGCTGCTCACCGCGTTGGACCGCCTGAGCGTCCTGCCCGACCTGCTGGTCTGCGACGGGCACGGTCTGGCCCATCCGCGACGGTTCGGGCTGGCCTGCCACCTTGGCGTGGTCACCGGGTTGCCGGCGATCGGGGTGGGGAAGACGCCGCTGGTCGGGACGTGGGATCCGCCGGCCGCCGAGCGGGGTGCGTGGTCGCCGCTGTGCGACGGCGGTGACGTCGTCGGCCGGGTGTTGCGCACCCAGGACGGGGTGAAGCCGGTCTTCGTCAGCGTCGGGCATCGGATGAGCCTGGAGAACGCGACAGCGCAGGTGCTCGCGCTGGCCCCGCGCTACCGGCTGCCGGAGACCACCCGCACCGCCGATCGACTCAGCCGCGACGCCCTCGCCATCGCCGAACAGACCGACTGA